DNA from Lagenorhynchus albirostris chromosome 3, mLagAlb1.1, whole genome shotgun sequence:
CGGGCGCCTCAGATGAGAACTGCACCCAGGCCAGCGCCCGCAGCTCAGCCACCAGCAGTGGCTCCACCATCTGCTGTTGGCTCACCTGCTGCTGCTCCTCGGCAGCCAGGTCTGATGGCCCAGATGGCAACCACTGCAGCCGGCGTGGCTGTGGGTTCTGCCGTCGGCCACACTCTGGGTCATGCCGTCACTGGTGGCTTCAGTGGAGGAGGTAATGCTGAGCCCTCAAGGCCTGACATCACTCACCAGGAGCCTCAGGGAACCCAGCTGGCACAGCAGCAGCAGAATGGCCCATGCCTTTTTGAGGTGAAACAGTTTTTGGAGTGTGCCCAGAACCAGGGTGACCTTAAGCTTTGTGAAGGTTTCAGTGAGGTGCCGAAACAGTGCAGACTGGCGAACGGGTTAGCTTAATCAAGAAGTTCCAGTTGAAGGCATGAAAAATCATCTCTCATGACCAGGTTGatttagcattaaaaatataattgatagTGAAGATATAAAGTGTGAAGCCACCAGTTAACCGCTCCTCAATCATTAGTAGCTTTTGTGCTTCAGGATTGCAGTGGAAGAGGGTATTCTCACCATATAGAAGCTCCCTGAGATGATACTGAGTTTGGGGCTAGGCGAATGTTTGTGTGGCCTCTTAAACATGCTTTTGTTTGTGAATTAATTAGAataaagtgattttatttccaaaaaaaaaaaaaaaagaaaaaagaaacatagaaacCCTTGGGTAGTTTTTTTGATGATTTCATAGAAcacatacaaaatatatacacCATTTTAACCGACATCCTCGTGTCATATATTATACAGTTGTAGTTCAGAGGAGTGAAATAAGAAGTTGGAAAGAGCTAATTAGAGGCAGACACTGAACTAATACCTTATTTTACTAACACAGTCAGCTGGTTTCTTCTTTTAGGCGGTTAAGGAGATTTAGATAAATTTACAGTTAaccacaaaacaaagaaataaatgcttaCAAACAGTGAAACACACTTCTGTAGAACTTCTGAGAAGGACATGGACACTTTCTTATGGAGAGGTCCTAAGAATATCTGGAATTTTGGATCCTAAAGAAGAGTGGttttgggggagtgggggggaggggggagggtaggACAAGATGGAGAGAGGCTGTGATACAATCTTTTAAAATAGACTGAGCATGCCTTGCACTTGAGCTATATCAGGACATTGTTCCCCAAGGTGACTTCTGGACTGCATTTAAATACAAAAGTTTTTTGCCAGGTTTCCTGAGGATCCCAGTGAAAGTTCAAAGATCAACCTAGCTGCTAAAAAGACTCTAAATTGAATTAGGAGGCTGACACAGCAGCGCTTGAACTGCTCATTCAGCAGTTGTTCTCCTCGGCTAAACTGAGTGGAGCTGAAGGCCTTTTTGTGAACCCAGTGTAAAACAAGTCGGACATTAGGATGTGTACTTTAACACACCTTATGTGGTTTGTACGTAATTGGACTTGCAGGAGGACATTTCGTAAATCATTCTTATGGGGGCACTTTCTGAAGGAAGAAGGTAAAAGTGAGTCCTTCCTGTGGCTGATGGGGCCTGGACTTTGGGTTGCGTGAATCTGCGTAATCATCGCCTTGAAAAGGTGTTGCATCTTACTCCAATTATAGATGAATGGGAACTATCTTTATGTAGTTCACAGCCCTGGTGAGATCCTGCAGGGCTCCTGGCTGACATCTGTGGAAGTCTGGGCTGCCATGGGGGAGGGCAAGGACAGATGGCTCttgtggggtgaggtggggaggctTCCAGAATGATTCCTTGGATGAGACAGGAAAGGTCGCTTCTGACCGGTAAGGGAGCTTTTCTTTGGGTTCAGAATGACCTTCATATCTCCTCCGTAAGTCTGAAGTTACAGAGTGAAGGTATGCATCCTAGCAGCTCAGGATGTGTGGCAGGGGGGACCTCGCATTTAACTGCGATTTTTGGAAGGGTGCAGCCTGTTACCCTTTTGGTGGTGAGGTCAGTTTCCGGGAGGCTCCACAATACTGATATTTTCCAGatgtttctcctcttttctcctttctgactGGCTATGTATTCCTCTCATCATCCTGCCCTTTTAGTAGAATTGAGATAAAATTCTTCTTGGTGTCTTAAGCATGTTAGAATCACTCAGCAGTAGGAACTGATTTAATATCTAGgtcttatattaatatttataatagcctTCACTACTTGTGAACAGCATAAACACTTCTTTTCTGTTCAAACCCAATACTGAAATAAAACCCAAGAATATCTTTtacaaaaatttacttttaatagTGGTGGTAGTTTGTAATAATCTGTGTAGGATTTTATGGTTTTCATATCACTTTTTGCTTATATTACCTTCTTCAATACCAAACATAAATTTGtgaagtaaataaaattgattaatcctcattttccagatgaagaaggggaggcccagagaagttaaaataatttgctcaaggtcatacaaataataaatggcaGAACTAAATCTTAATTCAGATTCTTTAcatctgttgtatattcttttcattaaatttacTATAGGGCCTCTCTTCTTGTTTTTtgcccatatttaaaaaaaaagggaaatgaagaaaaagaaagcagctggaaaatatatttattaaaagaatgtAACTTTTCTCACAGTTTCCTATTGGATCTTTCAGGGATGTTATTTGAGGGCCTGTTGCCTTAGATTGGTAATAAAACTAATGCTCTGCAAAATACCTCATTAAGACAGGTATGTCGGTGGCAGCTCTGGTCTCCCATTCTCCGAAGGAAAAATTAAGGTTTCACAAAGCTAAGACGTCTTCCTCTCAGCCGGTTGTAGGAGCTTGTGGACCCGACCAGGGGGCAGAATTGAGATCTGTCCTCCATGCTCTCCAGCCTCTTTATTCTATCAGTATTTCAAAAGCCTGACTACCTCCCCACCCACGCCTCCTCTTTCGGCTTTTTGGAAGGAATTTATCCCTGGTAGTTGCTATTAGCGCGGGGAGGGAATCGCCCCCTCTGTCTGGGGGATGGCCCTTGCGTAACTGCAGAGGAGTTAGTTCTCCCGGGTTGGGGTTTGAGTAGGAGTGCTCGCCCGGGTTATACGGAATGAGAAAGCCGCCTTGTCTACTTTTCCTGCGCAAAGGTAAGGGGTGGAGGTTACACCCCACTTTCTGATAAAGGCCCCCCTCTTGGGCTTGTGAAGCAGGTACCTTCCAGGCACATGGATCAATATCCACGTTACTTTCCTACAAAAATAACGGGTAAAACCGAGCAGCTTTAAAATCCTTCATTTTGGGCGTATAAAGCCCCAAGACACAGAAAGTTAAATGGGCGTCGAAAAATGTAACCTAAAGATGGAGAAGCATTCTTTGGACTGCGTATGCGTTTATGCCTTATGTAAAACAGCAGCGCGCGCCGAGatgggtcttttttcttccctgcaCATTGATTTACCAGGCATGGCCCGTCCGGGGTCCTGGCGGCCAGCACCCCTCTGCCCGGCCCCTCCACAAAGTCAGCCCCACCTGCGTGCGCCCGGCCACCAGCCGCCAGGTCGCCGGCGACGGGCTGGGGCGCGCGCCCCGGGGGCGGACTCCCGCCGCCCAGCTGAGACGCGATTCGTCACTCTTGCAGAACTTTCCCCCTGAAAATCCCTGCACCAGAACCAGCCCTCCCGCCCCGAAGAGGTTTTGATTTTAGtggctttccttccttttattttccgtCGTGTGCGGGTTTGGGCTGCCGAGCAAATTTGCAGCTCGTCCATGTCAGCGGCAGTCGCTTCTGCTACCGCTTACCCTGACACCATGCACTCCGAAGCAGAAGAATCGAAGGAAGGTACGAGTTTGATTTTGCTGGGGGCCCCCGCCAGATTCTGCGGAGGAATGTGGAAGTAGGGCGGAGTAGGGGAGCAGATGGGAGTTTAAAAGTGCGCGATGGGTACTTTGTCCGCTCTCCGTGCGCATTCGCTGCTCAGTTAGAGCCGAATGTGCCGAATCCTGGACCTTTCTCACCCCGCGGCCGttcaaaggggaggggaggaagagtcGGACCTAGCTCAGCCAGCCCACTAAAAGCTGCTTTCTAGATTTCTCTGGAAACGAAACAGCCCCAGTATTGACTCCAAGAACGCAAAATGTACTTGGAAGAGCGCTGCCTGCCTGCATCAGGACAGCCGAAAGCCGGATCCCCTGGAAGAGCCTTAAGAGCCAAGGGTCTCTTGAAAAAGGGGTTCAGAAATTGGAAACGTGGTGTGTTTCCGGCTAAAAGGGGAAGCtgcgtgggggcggggggagaagtGAAAGATCTTTATTTGGGGAATaggttagttttttgttttaattttcttgttgGCTGTTCAGCAGTGAATTTATTTTGTTGGAGGCTTTAAGGGGGCTGAGAGATGAGGGAGGCCTTGTGCAGCTTGAAACTGAGGAGAGTTTGTCCGTTTCCAACTTTGCCAAAGCAGAGGGTTTCATTTACTCCTAACAGAGAGCGGGTGACAGGGCTggaaaagctccaaccaaaacacaatTATACGCTGCTGTTAGTTCGGGGAGTTTA
Protein-coding regions in this window:
- the LOC132518189 gene encoding coiled-coil-helix-coiled-coil-helix domain-containing protein 2-like — encoded protein: MPRGSRSRTSRVAPPASRAPQMRTAPRPAPAAQPPAVAPPSAVGSPAAAPRQPGLMAQMATTAAGVAVGSAVGHTLGHAVTGGFSGGGNAEPSRPDITHQEPQGTQLAQQQQNGPCLFEVKQFLECAQNQGDLKLCEGFSEVPKQCRLANGLA